A segment of the Aureliella helgolandensis genome:
TGCAGCGGAGGACGGGTGGCCCGTTTTCTCGTCTGGTTGCACGTCGTTCGCCCGTCCCCGCTGATCACCGCCGACTATGAAGTCCTGGGTTTGGCAAGTGACGGTCGCCACTTTTTTTGAATTCTTTTATTCAGTCATATCATGACGCGGTTTAGCCACTTGGAAGTTGCCTTCGCTAGAGAGCTTCGAGGGAGTATCGCTTCGGCCGGTGCACAATGTGCTTGTCAAGGATGTTTGATTAAACGACTATTCGAGGTGCGAACGCGTTTCACACTTCTGCTCCTGCTCACTTGGAGCAGGTCGCGTTCCCTCAGTTATCCATGCACGGTTCAAAGCATCGTTGTCGATGATGAGTCCGTGTTGGCTGCAGCTTGCCTGGAGGCTTCGGTGAGCAGCAAGCTACCTTCCGTTGGTGTGGCACATTCTTTAGGGCGACGTGTCTGACGTTCCGGCGATCCTGCGCGATCGGTCCATGGGAATCAGTCAGTGGTCAATTGGTGTCGGTGCTCAGCACATTTGGGTTGGTCTTGTCCTTGTCAAGTGTTCTCGTGTCTGGCGAAAGGGCTCCTGTGAACTCAGTTGGTATCGGTATTGAATGAGTCTGTTCAACTAGTGACGTGTCAAAAGGCTACGAGGTGCCGATTCGTTCTGCCGATGTCAATGCATCAGGCGGCGCGTACAGGTTGTCCCTCGTAGCGGTGGGGAAAAAGGGCGAGCAAGGCCGATTCGTTCTGTCGATGTTAGTGTGCTAAGGGGTACGCTCATCAGGCAGCGGATACTGGCTTTCTTGCTCGCCGTGGTTTGGCGGTTTTCGTGGTGGCTTGTTTCGACTTTGAGCCAATGGGACTTCTCGGCGTGGTGATTGATTTCGCCTGCAATTTCGCCTGCGACTTGGCAGACTGCTGTTTCGTCGACTTACCAACCTGCGTGGGCTTCGACTTGGATTTGCTGGCTGACTTTGTCGTGGGCGACGCCTTGGCGGCGCAACGCTGCGTGAGCTCTTCGGCTTCGCGGGCTTCCCTGCGAAGGCGGCTCTTACGTTGGTCCGAGTTCTCCTTAGGAGGCATCGTTCGAAAGGTCTCTTCATCCAAGGGAAGCGTTCCACCGAACGACTTGGTAGTACGAATCATGGTGACCGGATCCCAGTCCTTTTCATCGCGGAGCATGGCCCAAGCAATCACCGCGATTTTACGAGCCAACGCCACTCCCGCCTTCTTCTTGCGTGTCTTCTGCTTACCGCAGATGCGATCGTAGACTCCCTTGGACCACGGATTGTATCGCAGCGAGGCCCAAGCGCACTCGACAAGAATGGTCCGAGCCAGCGGGTTGCCCCGCTTGGTGATGCGGCCGTTGCGATCGGTTTCACCAGATTGAAATTGCCGAGGTACCAAGCCGAAGTAGGCCGACACTTGGCGTCCGTTCTCAAAGCGGTGCGAATCGTCGATGCAGGCCACCAGGATTTCAGCCGTGCGTGGTCCAACGCCGGGAATCGTGCGCAGTCGTACGATGCGAGGATCGGCCTTGCCGATCGCTTCGAGTTTCTTGACGACCCCGTCAAGTTGTGTGGACAGAGAATCGAGCTGCGTCAATTCAAGATCGAGCTCACCTTTCCACAACTCTTTCGCGGAGCACTCCGTAAGTGGTTTGCGATACGAGTTGATCAATGCGCGTCCGGTGTGCCAAGCTTTGTCCCCCCTGTCGATCGAGATGCCGTGGTTGACGAACCACGCGCGAATGGTGCACTTGATCTTGTTGATCCGCCAGTCGAGTGTTTTGCGGTACTTAACCAGAGAGCGAAACTCACGATGTGTTTCGGAGGGCATGTGAACCGGCTTGAGTTCACTCATGGTAGCCATACGCGCCAGCTTGAGCGCATCATCCTTGTCCGTTTTGCGTTTAACGTTGGACCACTTCCAAGCCTCTTCGTTGGTCGAGCAGACGAACGTTTGGAGGCCCAAAGACTCAGCTAGATCGTTGATCCAGCCTGACGGACCACACGCCTCCATGACCACCAAGTCGATCTTATGCTTTTTGAAAACAGTCGAGAGGTAGTTGCGGTCGGTAGTGGCATTGAGAAAGGAGTGTTTGCGAGTTTTTGTATCAAAGAAACAGCACATCGTATTGAATTTGCCGAGGTCAAGAGCGAGAATCTTCATAGTCCATGTGTCCTTTGGGTTTGGGGTTGGCACATTTGTGACAGTGGTTGCTTCCGGCAACCCGAGATCACGGGGCTGAGTCACCAGATTTTATTCGAACGGCTCCCGCCCCAAACCCAGGACTTACATGGATTCTTTCTGTCCGTTACCACCGCAAACCTAAATTACAATTTATGCTTTGTCGAAACATGTCATTAAGGGCCACATCGATTGACATTGCAACGCAGTGCGTGTGTAAAATCTTCGAGTCACGGAAATGCACCGTTAGCTACTTGGCCCCGAGGGATACACACGAGTATTATGGTTTAGTCGGCACTTCATCAATAACAAACGGCAGCGGGCTAATCGCGATAAAAGACAACGGTGAAAATGTAGAAATTCAAATTAAACTAAAAATATCGCTAACCCTCGTTGGTTCCATTCTCGGTATAATGTCGCTCCTTATGTCAATTCCACTGCTTGGCCTTCCACTTATCGTTTTTTTGATACTGCGCGATAATGCGTCCAACGGAGTAGCTCATGAGCTTGATCGGCTTGTTGTTGAAATAAAAGGTCAACTCAGCGGCATCTAAATAATCGGGCAGAACCAAGACATGCACCCAAGTTGCCGAGCCTGTCCAACTTACTAAATAGATCACCCCGGCAACTGGGTGATGTCCAACCGTTCTGCTAAATGCGTAGTACATAGATGCCAGACGAGAATCCCTATTCAGCACCTAGTCACCACGCCGAGAAGGACGAAGCAGTCGCGCCGGTGGCTGAAGACTCACGATTGGACTATGCGCGGTATGCCAAGGAATCGCTTTTTCTCCCAGGACTGTCCATTCTTTTTAACGCTATTGCCGGAATAATACTTGACGTTGTCTTGCTACAGCAGAATTGGGATGCAGCGGTGTCGAATGGAAATTCACAACCGTTCTTAATCACTATAATCGCACTGATACTCTACAACCTTTTCATTGCGTTCGGTGCGACAGAGATGATGCGACGAAAATCATTCACGTTTGCCCTTTTGGCATGTATACTGACGATCGTCCCACTCTCAACCTGTTGCCTCATTGGCGTGCCGTTAGGAGCATGGGGCTTCAATTTGCTGCTGAAGCCGGGAATCAACACGGCCTTTTCGAGAACAATTTGAGCAGAACCAAGCCATGAACCCAAGTCGCCGGTCTTGTGTTTAGTTACATCAAAATCAACTTCGGCGACTGGGTTATGGCCGCCGTTATCGGGCGAGGAGCATGAATTGAACATACGCGCCTCAATTATCGACCACGTTGAATTACTTGCTGAACCGAGTGCTCAGCTGCGATACGAAGAGTCGCTCGTGGATGCAGGACACGCACCAACCGAGTTGATTTCGATGTTCTGTGATGATCTTTTCGATCCCAAGAGCGAATCGTTTGTCGATGCGTTTACCCGAGAAGAGCACAAGGAACTCGCGCACTTGTATGGACTCCTTGCCGAAGCCGCACAATCCGAGCATACAAGCGTGCCTCAGATGCTAAAGGACCCTATATGGCGTAGAGTCGTGCAGCTGTCGCAGCAACTAAACCGTCACCTTCGTGAAGCCCGATAACAATGCCGTGCACCGCAGCGGCGAAGTCGGGCGGTCTTGAAATTGAAAATCTTTCGTCGCCGCTCGGTTACGGCCGGCGTTCCTCCAACAAGATGATTCAGCACAAGCCGTTCGAATGCCGGGGAAGTCACCCGACTTGATCGTGGTCGTCGCGACTGGAGCCCGGATGAAGAACGTGCTCCCTAAGCAATGTGCTCCCGGGATGATTCCCTTGCCACAATTATGTTCGTTTCTTTAATCGTTCGCGAAGTAGCGTTCGCATGATTGGACTTGTTACAATTTTAGCTATACACTTAACTTGCACAACTTGAGAACAGGAATTGAGTTTGAATGGCACTCTTAATTGTTGGCGCAATCGCCGCTGGTGTCGCCATGATGGCGAATAATAACGAGGACTCTCCAGTACTGTGGGGAATCATTACGTTCATCGCTGGGATCGCTGGCGCGTTCGTCTTCGGTTTTCTCGGAGCGTTGATCGGTTCAATATTGGGGGCGGGACTTTATATCGGGAAGACGCTGAGATTTGGCTAACTCTTTCTAACGCTGGAAGAACAAAGCCATGAACCCAAGTCGCCGATCGCGCGTTTAGTTATATCAGTATCAACCTCGGCGACTGGGTTATGGCCGCCGTTCGCCGACAGTTCAATTGAGACTTACTTGTTAGTGATTTCCCTTCCGAATCCTAGGGGCGTAAGAAGGGATTATCCCATGGATTTTCAGTACCATTGATCGCGATGCGCAACGGTCTAATTATCCGGCGCCTCAGCGGATGGTCGTAGCTGACGCTTGAGCCGCAAACCCCTATGATTTGTTGGGTTTGCAACCCGCTCGCCTCTCTCACAATGCCGATAATTCATGCAGCGCTCAATTCATCCTATGAAGCGCAGCGGTCTTTTAATCCGCAAGTCTGAGTTCAAGTGCCAGCGGCCTCACTGTCGTTTTTTTCTTTCATGTGTCATCACCGCCGATCGCGCTGCAACGCGTAGCAAAGGCCAGGGAATGATGGCCTCCACCTCCGGTGAGCAAGCTTCGCCACGACGCTGTCTTTCTGGCACCCCAGCCTCTTCGGCTATCGATTATCGGTCCCGTGTTCGGCGACTAGAACCAGTGTTCGATGACCGGGTGTCCGTTGTCCGCGCTAACATCGCGCATTTAAATCGGTCAGATGGTCCACGTCTTCTCTCAATCGGGTAGTCCCGGCAAGCATATAATTCCTCACCACAACATTCTGTCCACCGACGATACAAACGCCACCGGGCAATGTGGTAACGCGTTTGACCAGCTACCAAGTCTTGGCAGCCGATAGCCTCGGGGGAGGAACGCCCCCCGGGACCTACCGTCGAGGGAATCGGCGGTGAGGGCGGATGCCACCAAGTAACTGAATCTGTTCAAACCGCACCCCTCTTGAAATTCGACAACGCGGGCAGCGCCCCTATCGCACGGGGTGTTGCGACCTCGGCAGAGACGATTGGGTTGAAATCTTTCCTGCTCGGTCGCCATGGGAATTGATTCGTAACCTGGGGTTCCGCGAGAACTCGTGGAACTCGTTTACGCTCACCCCAGGCTATATACTGTCGCTGCTCCGCAGCTGTTCCAGATTCATCGCCACCGCGTTGCGTCACAACAACCGCCAGCGTTCGAGAACCGCGGGAGGTAACCGCGTCGCGGGATTTGGATTTGAAGGTAGCACGACTGCGGTTGACTGCCAGCGTTCGCCTAGCGTTGGAGTAGCGAGTGGTCGTGACCGAGGCGATGGACGTCCTTGTTCAATGCATCCGTCAACGCAAGTCAGGACAACGCTTTTCCATTTTCGTGCTCGTGTTCAGCAACGCGGTGCTCGTGCTGGTAATCAATTGGGGCTGCCAATGCCAGGCCGTGTGGGGCCGAGCGATTCCATTCAGAGTCTAGGCGGTGCCATAAGAGATGCGCAACATGGGCGAATGAAGGTCGATACCGCTTCGTGCGATATGCGGACGACTTCGTAGTTACCTGCCAGACCAAGGCTGAGGCTACAGCAGCACTGACGTTGGTTCAATCCATAATGACAGAACTTGGGCTCTCATTGAGTCCTGAGAAAACGAAGATCACAAGCTACGGGAAAGGTTATGACTTCCTGGGGTTTCGACTCTCTCGGCTGTCGCGAACGATGCGAGCCAAGTCAGTGGAGAAATTCAAGACCAAGGTCCAGGAGATAACCCGACGCCACCATAACCTGGACGGTACCGCCATCGAGAAACGGAACCAAGTCATTCGAGGAACGGCGAACTACTTCGCCACGGAATTCTCAACATGTGTCTTTCTGTTTCAGCAGCTAGACAAGTGGATTCGAATGCGAGTCCGCTGCATGAAATTCAAACGGAAAAGTGTTAACGACAACTACCGGATGAAGAAACGAGTTTTTCTAAAACGGCTTGGGCTCCTGGAACTGCTTAGCTTTACTGCAACAACCATGGGACACTCATGAATCGAACTCCTCTACCGCGACCAACTCCAGAATGGAGGCCGGGTTACACCGCAGAGGCAATGAGAAGGGGGTCGCCCGTTGCGAGAAAGACGCACGACGGTAAATATGGGGAAACGCCCCCATTGCGAAAACGGGGAGGTGGTGGCTGGCAATCGTGCCAGCCTCCGCCTTACCCACTGAGCAAGAAAAGATAGTTGCCGCTACAAGGCAGTTTGGGACGCAACCTCCGCATTAAAATTCAAATTGCGATTAAATCAACATCCCGTGAAGCGAGTATCGGTAACGGGTCGTCGATGTTGACTGAAGTGCACGATTCCGTATCTAGCATCGAAAACAGTGCAACAAATCGTTCGGTGCGCCGCCCAAGCAGGCAACGAGAAACAGAGTTGGCAGCGAGACAACATCGCGTTTCACCATTATGACTTACAGAAGTTCGACGCTCCAAACACGTGGAAGCAACTGGCTGTCTTGAACCGAATCCGCAGGTCGAATTCTGCGAAGCTGTGATTCAGAACTCTGCATAGTGGCGTCACTTGCAGTTCATTTTCAACCAACGAGAATGTCCAACCGCAACTTGTAGACTTCGTCACTCGAGTTCCTTTAACAGCACGACCTGTCGATCCCCAAATTTCAGATTGCGGTTGGGAACTTGGATCATTGGCAGAACAGCGGTCGGCAAAGTGCGGTTTCTCTTCAAGGATTGATAGAACTTCTCCATCGCAGCAGAGGGCAGGGAAGTGGTTGGATTGAGAGCAATCTGCTGGCTCTCAATCGACCCGAGCCACAGGTTCGTCCGTCCCGTGTGAAGCTTCTGCGCGTCAGTGAATGTCAGTACGATTAAGTGCATGTTTGGTGCTTCACGCATGGAGATGAAGCCTTGTTCCGACATCAGATCGACAGACGCTACCAAGACATTCAAGTCTTTAGCTCGTATCTGCACCCCGGCTCTTTTCTTGCCGATCAACACCGATTCGACCGACAGCGCGTTTCCCGGAACAGCCTGGCCATTCTTTGGAAGCGGTGCACCTAGCGGTTGCCCATTCCACTGCAACACCATTGGATCAAACTCACTCCCCAGAACGAACGACGGCACCGATTGCAAGCCTTCGGGTAAAGCCGTTTTTTTATTGGGACGAATGATTAGAACCAATCCAGTTGCGGATTGCAATCGAATCAATCCGCCAGTGAATTGACGGACCTCTAATTCTTGAGCAGTCGAACTGGGGGCGTTAACCGTGACCGAGCCAATGCAGACCAGTAAAATCCAAACGACAGTCTTCACAGCTTGTCTCCTAGTGAATGGCAGGCTGAGTTGTCCTCTCCTGGCCTCTTGGCCTCAAGGATTCGATCCAAGGCAGATCCCCGCGTGTACGCCGTAGCGAATCACCTCAACCTAACAAAAACTCAGCCGTTGGGGGCCTCACAAGCGGTCTCGACATCGGGCAAGGCCTCAAACTCAGCGTGTTTGGCCTCAAACCACTTCTGCATTCGCCGGGAACGTGCATCAAGCTCCCCATGTCCTCGACGGATTCCAGGTGCCCCGCCTCTCCTTGGGGACGTATTTCCGCACCTCGGGCTTTACTCATTTCGGCGATTTCCTCGGAGGCCTCCGCGCTGAATGTCGCGTCGCAGATACTTCCCAGTTGTTTGCCCGCCATGGTCTTCCTGGTTTGCCTCGATTTCCGTTAATCCGCAAGTTCAGGCAGCGCAAGCAAGCCCAGTGGCTCGTCACGGTCTGACGATGTCTTCAGGTACCTAATGCCTTCTGCATTCTCAGCGACCTCTACGAATTCGCAGACATCGCCAACGACCACGAAGAATCGATACTGCCCGAGCTCAAGCCATAAAATTGCATCTTCTTGTGATAGTAACCATCGAGATCCGCCTGAATTAAATCCGCCGATGCGGTGTATTTTCTCGTAGCAATTGCCGCTATCTGACAGCACAACAAATTGCACCTGCAGTGTTGTGTGCATAGAAATATCCCATCATGCTGGTGTAAGACGCTAGCGTGGCTGTTTCCAGTGGGCAGGCTGGACGCAAACTAAAGCGACTTTGGTGGGGCAAGCATTGAACGCTTGGGTCGCTAGCGAATAAGGTAGGTAAACTGAAGTCTAGGTCTCGAAGGCAACGAATGGCCATTCGGAGCGACCAATCTCATTGGTCTGCGGCAAATGTCGTAAGTACGAAGTTTGCTACCGACCGATCTAGGTGGCAGATTGTAATCATTCGTGGGTTCGCTTGCAGGGAATCAAAGGCATCATTTACGAGCGATTATTCACAGTCTGCTCTACGAACTAGTTCCGGTTGGGATAGGAGACAGGCCAAGTCGAGCGACTAACGTGGAAGTTGGCACCACTTAGGTGTTGGCAAGCCCTGAAGAGCCTTGCACAGGATCGAATCCAGCGACTCGATGGAACTCAACACAACAGCACACCATCCAGCCGCTCTGGACTGGTCTCGCGGCAGGCTCCCTTTCCAATCGAGACTCGCATCCAGCGTGGAGAGGCGCCGAACCGCAACCTCAGGTGGCTTCTCGATGCGGCCTCAC
Coding sequences within it:
- a CDS encoding IS110 family RNA-guided transposase; the encoded protein is MKILALDLGKFNTMCCFFDTKTRKHSFLNATTDRNYLSTVFKKHKIDLVVMEACGPSGWINDLAESLGLQTFVCSTNEEAWKWSNVKRKTDKDDALKLARMATMSELKPVHMPSETHREFRSLVKYRKTLDWRINKIKCTIRAWFVNHGISIDRGDKAWHTGRALINSYRKPLTECSAKELWKGELDLELTQLDSLSTQLDGVVKKLEAIGKADPRIVRLRTIPGVGPRTAEILVACIDDSHRFENGRQVSAYFGLVPRQFQSGETDRNGRITKRGNPLARTILVECAWASLRYNPWSKGVYDRICGKQKTRKKKAGVALARKIAVIAWAMLRDEKDWDPVTMIRTTKSFGGTLPLDEETFRTMPPKENSDQRKSRLRREAREAEELTQRCAAKASPTTKSASKSKSKPTQVGKSTKQQSAKSQAKLQAKSITTPRSPIGSKSKQATTKTAKPRRARKPVSAA
- a CDS encoding GlsB/YeaQ/YmgE family stress response membrane protein, which codes for MALLIVGAIAAGVAMMANNNEDSPVLWGIITFIAGIAGAFVFGFLGALIGSILGAGLYIGKTLRFG
- a CDS encoding reverse transcriptase domain-containing protein; the encoded protein is MGAANARPCGAERFHSESRRCHKRCATWANEGRYRFVRYADDFVVTCQTKAEATAALTLVQSIMTELGLSLSPEKTKITSYGKGYDFLGFRLSRLSRTMRAKSVEKFKTKVQEITRRHHNLDGTAIEKRNQVIRGTANYFATEFSTCVFLFQQLDKWIRMRVRCMKFKRKSVNDNYRMKKRVFLKRLGLLELLSFTATTMGHS
- a CDS encoding DUF3892 domain-containing protein; protein product: MHTTLQVQFVVLSDSGNCYEKIHRIGGFNSGGSRWLLSQEDAILWLELGQYRFFVVVGDVCEFVEVAENAEGIRYLKTSSDRDEPLGLLALPELAD